The segment atatattgataaggtaaacagagagtaatccgtagtcaaaatcattgtgtaaagaacagcctaacaattgatataaaacatatttcagttttatttttgaggACTTCAGTGATATAATTTTATAGTTTATATAAATGATGTTACTCTGTGTTCACCACAGTATGGATGGGAATGAATATGCAAGTGTAGACGATCCAACCGTCAGGAAATTGGCTGCCCAACGAAATCAAAGTAAAGTTTTACAATTTCCAATGATTTATTTCTCGCATATCATTTTGGATCAGCGTTCTTTTTCTTTATGGACTCAAAATATTAGAAAGTATTCCTCTTTCATATACCAGTATATGTAATTGTGCTTTATTTCAGATGTTGGAAAATTCCTATTTAATAGGTACGCACACAACAAAATTATGTTAAAGAGAATTCATAGAGACTTACGAATTGTCTAATATTCCTTGATTCGCTATTATAGTCATATGCATTATGTGAATTTACCTTCAATACCCTTCATTCCATTTTTGGCATTTTATTCTATTGGTAAAAAGTTATTGCAAATTCTTGCATTATTTCCAAATGATTTTCATATATGTAAAGACaaatttcaaagatttataAGAGGATGGcgaatatatgtatttttatatttacagtggTAAATCAATGAACACTGGCAACGTGCCAAACCTCCCATCCCGTGTAACTCATAACGCTAGTAATACCATGGTAACTCCTGAAGCCACGCCAAGAAATGAGTACATGGAGATGGGAAAGACAACAGGTATAGTTTCTTTGACGAATAAGATAAGATTTCCAGGTTATGTGTATCTTATTAatgatgttaatgatttatGAGTAACGCTCTTCTTTTGTACAGATATACCGAAGTCAAATATGTCTCCAAGGTAAAGATCTTTAAGATTGACTTTCCGTATATTTTAAGTACTGGTTTACTCTAGAGCGATAGAACGAGAGAGagatatataatcatatattttgtcaaTCCAGCTTGCTGCTTAAACTTCCAAACCAAACCTTCAGCGAAGACTGTGAATTCACTCATTACGTATCTATGGATGATGAAGATGGTACGTTGAACTCTGTTTTAGAAACTAAATGATAATTTAAACAAgtatccattttttgtttagatatcatcatattaaatatatttctcttTGATACGAACTGGGGAGGCATGAATTCTAGCAGACTAATCTGATATAAAGCATGTAGTTAGAgaatttttctattttgataCTTACTATTTTTCTTACTCTATGAAGATAAGAAAAGTCCGGAAGTTCAGAATGGTGGCCACGGTGAAGATAAACATCCCAAAAAGTACGTTCGGAAGTGACTTCTAGTTTCCGTTGGTTTATCAGatctaaaaatataaaaatttgttttgtgtttaaaatgaattatttaccgGATACAACAACCTTGTAAGCTTTGTGTGAAGCTTCTCTTTATACAtcggattgattgaatattgtttaacgtccctctcgagaatatttcattcatatggacacgtcaccactgtcggtgaagggctgcaaaatttcggcctatgctcgacacgtatggcctttgagcagggagggatctttatcgtgtcacacctgctgtgacacgggacctcggtttttgcggtctcatccgaaggaccgcctcattagTCGCTTtctacaacaagcaaggggtactgaggacttattctaatcAGTGGAATACTTCCAATTAAAAAGTCATCATAGATACAAGTTTCGAGTATTCTCATTTTGTGCTTTTTGTAAACATTCACTATTATGACTATTTTGACTACTCCAACATGAAGTGCAGTGCACAAGTCACTTGATCAGAATATATGGttatgaaaaattaagttcaaTTATTAAAATAGATTGAGACACAAGCTGTTCTGCACTGAAGGTAAATTCTGTATTCTATTAAACGCATGGATGGGTACAGGGTTTATCATATGTATAATACgtatatcatagactggttaTGTAGATGAAAATATCACTTTTGAAAGCAAGAAATCTGTTCATAGCAGTACAGAATCAAGAAGAAATTGTTTGAATTAAGCCCTTAAATTGAATATGTGATTATAATTtcgatttttttcaaaagctaACATAAATGTCTGTTTCCCTGCAACTCGGATGGTTGCATAACAGCTGGTAATGATACTTTAGTTAAAGAAAAGTGTATGATGTATGATCCTTTGTACTCACCGCgagtgtatgaaaatataatttccacCTCACCCTAAGTAAGAGTTCGTCAAAGAGTAACAAATATTTGACAACTTGGAAATCATGTATTGCTGTTTGTCACTGATTTTCTGCTATTGTTGCTCGAAAAAGTCTGTCTTTAATTTAGTCATTTAGATactattgtatatacatattttcttgtaatATAACTTCTCACAGATTGTCGCATTTTAATTGGTATTGTTATATATTGGTATCCATATCATAGGCAGGGATAATCGGAGCCTAGCTTGAAATTGCATAAGATTCTTGAAAGCACTTTAAAACCAAACCTTGTTGCCGATGTGAACTTCGGGACAGAGATGGAACAACAAACATTGCTAAAATTCGGTATAAAGTTTTAATATTCGTTCAAAATGCTGGAAGAATAAAAAGATATAGTCACGTGTCTGTCCAGGAGCTTAAAATGGCGTGATTATATCTAACGGAATTGGAGGACTGGTTATAAATACGGGATCTATTCAAATGACGCACTCAAGCTGTGAACGATTTTGTCTTGTAGAACAACCTTGGCGACATATAACCTGAATAACGAACATAAAAGCAACCCTCATCATAAGGTATCACTTTTTCCCGCGAAAAGTTTGTTTCAAACACGAAACTGTATACTTCAAATCGGAATATTACATTACCCTTTTTACCATTTCAAACTACATAACAGGATCTGTGTTTTAATGAGTGCAATTTTGTCCCACCCTCCACCAAAGAAAACGGGAACTTAATCAGTAACAGCTGGTATTGAGTACGCAGATTTAGCCATAGCTATTCTGTCAATTTCACAGTGgtaaatttcaaattatcaaaactatatagATATAAGccttaaatgattaatttcTTCAATGCCTATTGTGCATATAGCAAATGACTGTACAGTCGAATGATCACAATTCGTGTTATTCATTTGTCTACACACCGCTCCGGTTACTAGCacaataaatatcaaaaagtAATGAAACGTTTTAGGTAATGTTGACACAACGCCAAACACTCGTTGGAGCTCTCCGATTGACCTTGTTCATTAGATTTCTAATACACACTGTGAATTATCTATGTAACAAATGACTTAATTGAAAATGCCATATAAATAgaatattgtgtttatatattgtgtaaatgttttcatgattgtaaatatacagtatatCTTTTTCCAATGATGACAATACTTTTTAATATACAGGTATgacgtgtaaaacgttgcaataggctattatacaaatattgatttacatgcgaaaatcttgatatatattcaataatcgtgttattcatatgcgaaaatcttgatttatagtcgatatcattaatatttatatgtgaaaatatcgattcatattcgataatcttgatatctatatgcgaaaatttgggtgtattttcgataatcttgatatctgtaaataaaaaaaaaatgtgatgtATATTACTacataatcatattttatgcaGTAACAGCTGGTATTGAGTACGCAGATTTAGCCATAGCTATTCTGTCAATTTCACAGTGgtaaatttcaaattatcaaaactatatagATATAAGccttaaatgattaatttcTTCAATGCCTATTGTGCATATAGCAAATGACTGTACAGTCGAATGATCACAATTCGTGTTATTCATTTGTCTACACACCGCTCCGGTTACTAGCacaataaatatcaaaaagtAATGAAACGTTTTAGGTAATGTTGACACAACGCCAAACACTCGTTGGAGCTCTCCGATTGACCTTGTTCATTAGATTTCTAATACACACTGTGAATTATCTATGTAACAAATGACTTAATTGAAAATGCCATATAAATAgaatattgtgtttatatattgtgtaaatgttttcatgattgtaaatatacagtatatCTTTTTCCAATGATGACAATACTTTTTAATATACAGGTATgacgtgtaaaacgttgcaataggctattatacaaatattgatttacatgcgaaaatcttgatatatattcaataatcgtgttattcatatgcgaaaatcttgatttatagtcgatatcattaatatttatatgtgaaaatatcgattcatattcgataatcttgatatctatatgcgaaaatttgggtgtattttcgataatcttgatatctgtaaataaaaaaaaaatgtgatgtATATTACTacataatcatattttatgcaatttttttttatttatatgcgATTAAtctttatttatattcgataattttgttATCTATATTCGAtcaattttaatttatattcaataatcttgttCAATTTATCGAATATATagataacaagattatcgagtatgaatcaagatttatcgaatatAGATAACGAAAATCGAGATTTATcgcatataaaacaaaattttcgcatataaatatcaaggtcatcgaatataaatcaagactTATcgtatatgaataacaagattatcaaatataaatcaaaatttatcaaagatatatgtaaaacttgtacggtacaaatgttgatgcaccatatgcgcatataaatcaagatttatcgcatataaatcaagattttcgcatataaatatcaagattatcgcttataaatcaagattttcttcaaatatgaataacacgattatggaatataaatgaaaatttatccaatataaatcaaacttttcgcatataaatatcaagattatcgaatatacatcaaacttttcacatatagatatcaagattatcaaatataaatcaaaatttgtataCTATTGCAACGGTTTACACGACAGGTGCATGTACATCAATCTAGTGAAGTATTTCTATACAGTGTTACAAAAGGAAGGGAAAACATTTTGCGTGAACCACACCGTATTTTATCAACTGGATTTTTGCGTAAtggaaagtttttaaaaaatatttggaaCCTTTTAAAACTTGTTTGGATATTTTACATGCATGCTACCCTTGCTtattgattttttgttgttgttttttgttatcAATGTTTTGATTTTCAATAAAGGTAATTGTCAATAATCGTAATTATTTGTATCAGTTTGAAATGTCGATTTTGTCCATCTTAGCATCCGTCTGTCCGCGTTGTTGTGTTTCAATCTGTTTCAGAATGGATGCATTCCCATCCATCATATATACTTTATACAAGTGTTGATACTTTTTGGATTGATGGAAATTCCAATATGACCATATGACCACCATGaattttgattggctgagaCAAATTCAACATTTCCAGACTGGCTATATACCCACTCAACAAACTTAATACAATGTTTCTCTAATGGCCCTGCAGAAATTCAATTGCTAAACGTCAGAGTGATCGAAATTCAAATGACCATCATTCCATTTCATTGTCTGATTAACAGAGAAATAGACTTCTCTAAAACGACAGTATACATTGTCACCATACTGTGTACAATTCATCCTTTAATAGTACTAGAGATCGAAACGGAAAAGGAAGACATAAACTCTGAAGTACTCTTTTTACCTGAGTCTGAACTTTTTGATAAACTACTTGCTTTGTAGTTTGCTACAAAATGTTTCTTATGAGAAAGAGTATAAGCATCTGAAATAACTGCGACTTTTTCATGAGCTCTCGCATTCTTATCTTCTAAATGTATTCTCAAATCTTAATGAACACATTCATTAAACTCTTCTACTAGGAGTTGAAGAcaggttttgaaattttaatgaattcCGTTAGATCTCGACCATTGATCAAATGAATCTTTTTCTCTTGCAAATTCAGCTTATGTTTGATTGTCAATTTTGTGTACTTTACGAACATTCTGTACGCTTCgagtactacatgtaatacataaGCTTTTAACCCGAAATGTACAGCTAATCTATTCAACTCGTTCTCATTGTGCTGGCTATAAAATTCATAATATtcagaaaatatgaaatacaaatctTGAAAATGCGACAATTCTTTATCCTTATCTCGTACGAGCACCCAATTGTTATGCATCAGAATTACACTTAATAACTCAACAAAATTCAATCACAAAGACGATTGAAAACTAACACGacttatttacaattattgatagaacagggccgtaaattacatggaggcggaggagtcagctgcctcctccaacttttgagccaaaaaaaataaaaaattaaagttcattagaatttatgttgtttccaataactaagaacatgatacctcccttaaaaagcattccaaatctttcttttagaatgagttagtcaagtaacatcttagaaggccctagaatcaaggattttgcacgaaacgtgttcagtgtgcacaaaatgtgctcagcgtctgggggcctgggcggcccccagacccccgcctaatttcctgcctcctccaaattgaaggttaatttacggccctgtagaaaaataaaacaaattggCTGTTAATTCCAATTAGATTAATTTCATTATAGTTCCCAAGATATCTCCAAAAAATTGTGTTTGATCACCGTCCTTGTCTTCTAGAGctaaatatcataaaattcaCAATAGAGAAGGTTCCGGAACATTCATGAAATACAGATATGTAATCAGTGTTACATCATCTTTCTAATGAAGTGATAAACAACGTTAAACATGAAACGTTCCGAAAAATCTAGATCAAaggtgtcaatcaagtacaaGTATTATACAACATATTGTAACAGCACCATTTCTGTCAGTAGGTGATTAATTTTTAGCCGGGCTTTGCTGAGAATAAAGTCCTGGCTGTAAGCATGCAAATCGTCAGATTTACTAATCATTTAATAAcctttaaagtgatgacttaacaacgatgctgattggatgaaaaattcgtttgatttcttagtcaaaaaaaaattcgcccagagttcatctgcactaagcacgtgGGACTACTtgtctctggaatgcgtcttccccgttctaatttaacggtatttatagaacgggaattTCCAATCAAGCATTGTAaacgaaatgtattcgtttgatgCTACAGTTTACCAAATATAAACACAACcagatatatgaataaaagacaaattaatttaaagaaacaacacacataggcctagtgatgacgtggcagaatagtaaacttgatgacgtaggacactgactggtagaagtagacagattgtaaacacgagttcccggtatgtatcgtctgctttacgagttcCATAACAAGACGGAGCAAGCAGCGACCTTTGATGTGcgagatattaatgaaattgaactgagTTATATGGGGCTCTGTCAACGAGGgcaatttagatgaagaggtgttgagctttttacttgatgttgaaatggagccgagttgcattccaCTGTTCTTACGACACAATCAGTGTTCAATGTCTCCTTGAATGCAATGCAGCATACATCAAGTCACAACTTgttctcttcctttatatctaattcagctttgaaccattgcacctttaatttggcgtacaATCCATTTAATTATGCAGAGTAACTCTACCTGACCTCAACGCACGgccagttttgttgttgttttcattgttacgtataggtattcctacgcaccatttcaaaaacgttaattaaagctttttgatgagagaaactctttgtttttctatttcagaaacataattaaattataagaaataaaacttataattctttatttgatgtaTGTATCAGATAAAGAAtcataagtttcatttcttgatAAATAGCACAACAGAGAAAATAAACAGATAACCAAACAGTCTCAAAGAAAAAACTTCCGATATACAAGATAGTCACATACAACGACGATACTTTATCAAATATAAGATGGAACTGGAATTTTTGATTGGTAATATAATGAGAgtggaaatgtgaaaatatttcttaatttttagTCATATTTTAACGACACGAGGAATCATTTTGCGCACATACACTACCGTATGCGTATGAATATAATCAAGCTACCGAATCCAAGTGGCTTCACCCTCATTACTTCTTCCCCTGAATGGTTTCGCCCCTAATGAAAACCGATGTTTATCTAAGGCAACTGTGGCCCTGCACATGTCAGTGAGCATTTACCGATGACGGtcgctcagtggtagagcgttcgcttcgtaaccggtgTAACCGTGGTGGCTGTCGCTGGTGACCAGGGTCGctcttaatagaatatatagggaaaacaaCTACCCGAATCACCGGCTTCTGCGCATGCGTGATGTTTAACTCGAAGCGGTGCCCCATTGGTTTTAAATCCATAGTAATAATAAACCCCCTTCTCAGTTTTCTGTTTCGTATGCAcatcataacttgaaagatacaaattaacttgtattatcaaactccaaaattgatattttaatacaTAAGATTTCTTAATTATgtctaagatatctaataacaaataaaaaaaacttgaaaacaatggctttttattcaaagcatatttacaatagtgttatctccataacaattcctaagtcatcttttatattttaatcacatgataGCAGGTGTGAACAAGGCACAGCTAGACGTCTTAAACTTGGATTAACGTGCAGGTGTAAACAATTACCTGTAAACACCAGGTTATTCTACCGTGACCAACCTTCGTAATCGTATAATTACAAGTACCACTCGACCAACTTACGAACAatattcaacattgttttattattcatttatttattttgcatagtatttttcttctctcacactcttttatttcaaatatattttctgattatctgaattcaaattatctccGATATGCGAACAACCACACATCTACTGTATACAACTCGGAGATTTACTTTGGGtgttttttgtacaaaagtggaagactttcctattacgagataattgtttttgtgttaaaatttaaccAACTAGACTCTATATACATATGGCAAGGTCATATATAGGAACCAGCAGGCATGAGGGATCGTGCCATCCTTCTTATTCCCATTAAAAACCataagacaacaaaactaacgtctggcggcttttttcttctttatttacctaatatccatttatttattttcaagttcAACGTATATCTGTTCACTTATGCCCCAACTATAATTGCTTACAAAGGACACTTTTCAGTTTCACGAAATTAGTCAAAATAGAATTCATGTTTGGTAtacggacaaaaagtcacaggataAACGTCactggacagaaagtcacaaaatatgtaaagtcacaaaaatgactTAGCAAATGAGACCCGATACGTTGTATCATAAATTTTCTCAAGGACAATGCAGGGACCACTCCAAGGACAAGACAACTTCTTGCACACTCCCTTTTTCTGTAAAGGTTCATATAACCACACCAGCTGACCAATGTCAAGGGACTTTTTACTTGTTTTGATATCATAATAACGTTTCTGATGTTCTGCACTTGTTTTCAGGTTCTGTCTTGCAAGTTCATGGACAGAGTGAATCTTTGCTTGAAGATCAGATATGTACTCATGGGTGTCAGACTCTGTTTCTTTGGTTGGGCAACATGTTACAGCTTCAAGAGGCATGGTGATATTCCTACCGAATACCATTATATTTGGCGTAAAGTGTGTACTACTGTGAACTGAGGAAGGGTACGCCATCATTACTTGGGGTAGATACTCGTCCCATTTGTTCTGTTCTTTTTCACAATGCATGGTAAGCATTGTTGCTAAGGTACGGTTAAAACGTTCAATATTTCCATTAATCTGGGGCCTCATACTTGTGGTTCTGATTTTGTCTATATGAAAAAGTTGACACATTTGCTGGAAAAGCCGAGATTCAAAGTTGCGCCCTTGGTCAGAATGAATCTGGAGGGGAGTGCCAAAGCGACAAAGGAATTCATTGACTAAGGCTTTAACAACTGTCTCTGCCTCCTGTTTGGTATTGCATAGGCCTCTGTCCACTCGGTGAAACAGTCGCAGACAACTAGTATATACTTGCTGCCTTTGAGGGATAGAGGAAGAGGACCCATGATGTCAATTTCAATCCTTTCCATCGGCTCACCAACTAAATACTGTCTAAGGGGTACAACTCTTTTGTCAACAGGGTTCCTTCTGGCAGAACATCTAGAACAGGTTCTTATGTATTTTTCTACAGATTCTTTAAGGTTGGgccaataaaatttatttttgattcTTTCCAGGGTCTTCTCAATGCCAAGATGACCAGCAGATGGAATGTCGTGGTAATACTTGATTACTTCAGACTGCTTTGTTAATGGTACAACTAAATGAGTTCTGGTTTCTTTGTCATCAGATTCCCATTTTCTGTATAGCATTCCATCATGGATTTCCAATCTGTCCCATTGTCTCCACAATGTTTTCGCAGTGCCAGATAGGTGTGAAATATCATTCCAGGCAGGCCTTTCAGAAGAATCATCGAGGGGAGTCATGATTGGCGAAATATTCTGGTCTTGAAGCTGCAACAGACGTATCTCACTTGGTTCCCAACCTGATACCCAATACCACTGTATTCTGATAGGGGATTGGTACAGATTTCTTAGTTTGGTTTCTGGTAATAATGCACACACGATTTAACTCATGGTCTACTCCACTGGCTAAATTTTCTTCTTGGTCTGTCTCTGTATTTATGTCCTGTTGGCGATTACATGCTGTACGTGGTTTTCTGGACAAGGCATCTGCATTGTTGTGTTTGGCACCAGGGCGATGGACAACTGTGAGGTTATATGTTCCGAGTTCTTGCAACCATCTGGCAACCTGGCCTGTAGGGAGCTTTAGATTCCTCATCCAGTTGACTGCAGTATTATCTGTTCGAAGCAATACAGGTTGATCATAAAGGTAGGGATGAAAATGCTTAAGTGTACTTATGACGGTCAACAGCTCCTTCCGTGTAATGCAATAGGATTGTTCTTGTCTACTCAGCGCTTTACTATAGTAAACTACAACTCTCTCCAAGCCATCATCCAATTGTGATAGTACTGCACCAACAACCATGTTGCTAGCATCTGTGTCTAAAATTAAGTTTTGATTAGGAACTGGGTGATATGAGAGCCTCTTTGAGTCTCTGAAAAGCTTTGGCACAATTTGCTGTCCACTCAAACTTCTTGTTTTTCTGCCAAGCAAGATGAAGTGGTCTTGCGATGTCTGCAAATGATTTGACGAATCTCCTATAGTACGAGCATAATCCTAAAAAGCTTCGTATCTCCTTGACACTGGTTGGCTCAGGCCATTCTTGAACTGCTTTTGATTTGTCAGGGTCAGTGTGAACTCCCTCCTCGGAAACAATGTGTCCTAATAAGTTGATTTTCTTTTGAAACAGGTTACATTTAGAAGGTTTTAACTTGAGATTGGTTGTTTGGAGCCTCATGAAAACATGTTCTAATCTCTGCAGGGCATCTGCTACTGTCTTTCCAGGTACAATGATATCATCTATATAGATAAGGCATTCGCGCCATTGAAGTCCATGGAACACATCTTCCATAAGTCTTTCGAAAGTTGAAGGAGAATTGGCAAGACCAAAGGGCATAACAGTAAATTGATAGAGACCTTGACTGGTGGAGAAAGCAGTCTTGTGTTTGTCTTCAGGAGCCATACCAATTTGCCAAAAACCAAAATTCAGGTCCATACAACTGAACCATTTTGAACCAGACCACGAATCCAGATACTCGTCAATACGTGGAAGGGGTAAGCATCTTTAACAGTGACGTCGTTCAGTTTGCAATAATCGATACAAAATCTAGTGGAACCATCTTTCTTGGTTACTAAAACAATAGGAGAGGACCACGCACTGTTTGAAGGTTCAATAACATTTCTGTGCAGCATATTTTCTAGTTCTTGTTTCTCAATCTCGCGTTTACCAAAGGGAAGTCGTCTGGGGGGCTGTCGAATAGGGTTAGCTGGGCCTGTATTGATTCTGTGCTGGACAAGGTATGTTCTGCCTATGTCATCCGAGGACTGAGAGAAGACACCTTTATATTTCATCAGGAGAGTCTCCAATTCCTTTGCTTCATCTTTCGTTAGATGTTGAGAGCTGCGTTCCAGAAGGTCAGTAAGGTGTTCAGGTAGTTTGGCTGGGATATTATCATTGGTACTCTCAGGATGTTGACTTATCCTGCAACACGAGTTGGCATGATGTGTCTCGTAGTATGATTCGCAAGTGCCAAGGCTCATATTTGGGTAAAGAGTAACTGGAAAatcattgaaattttgtacaactGCAAACTGGTTCTTAGAGTGGTTGTTGATAATGCCAGAAATAAGTGCAAGGTGTCCATCGAACTCCGACCTATTGAGTCGACGGTTTGAAGTTTCCCTGGTTGTATGAGCCAGGCATATTGGAGCAACACGATTTGTCAGTATTCTGATTTTGCTGATTCCTAGGACATTCCCTCATAAAATGATCTGGGGCTTGGCAAATGAAACAAGCTCTCGTATGTGGATTCTGTCTGCCATTAGGTCTAGATGACTGACCAGACTCTAATTTCTCAAGCCTTGACAGTATAGCTTTCAAGGTTTCCGATATCTCTGTTTGGGACACACTGGGACTGCCCTGCGTCTTCCTGGGTGCTTTATCATCGCTACCTAAGGCTCTGACAGGTTGTTTACGTTTTTCTCCGTCCTCCAAATCAGCTTCATATCGCTCAATGACTTCTACTGCGTCAGCAATAGTTTGGCAATCTTTGTCAATGTAACGGCATTTCATCTCGAGGGATATGCTTTTGTAAAGTTGGTTAATGGAAAGAGCTTCCTGAGCTAAAGTTTTGGGTAAGCTTTCTGGGACATCTGTCGAAGATCATCAGCCAAGGCAGCTATAGATTCTGTTGGTTTACGTCGCCTGGATTCAAATTTGGAGAGCCACCGGTTCTGCTGTCGGGAGCTCCCAAATCTCTGCTCAAGCTTGGTAATTAATATATTGTACGGCTGTCTGAACTCTGCAGGGAGACTTATGTAGAATGTGCGGGCAGGGCCTCGTAAACATGCTGCTAGGGCCAGGACCTTCTTGTGATCATTCCATCTTCCAAGTTCAGCACACACTTCAAAATGGGAGATGTACTCCTGCCAATCGTCACTGCCGTTGAAAGGCTCTGGTTTCAAGTTCAAACCTCGGGTTCCATGTGGTCTCCAATCACCTGCGCCACGTCTATTAAATTCAATGTCAATGTCATCTTCATGATCAGCAATAGAGTTGTCTGCAACTTCATTGTCCACCAGTATCTTAGCCATAACTTCAGGATCAGGGGATGCCATACTTTACATCAAAGAACTCTCAACACAAGAAGACACTTGGAAGAGAGAACAAACATCATCAACTTAGAAAATCAACCAGAAACCAAGATACCCAATAATCAGACGAGAGTCCGTATCCTGGaaatt is part of the Ostrea edulis chromosome 2, xbOstEdul1.1, whole genome shotgun sequence genome and harbors:
- the LOC125679872 gene encoding uncharacterized protein LOC125679872, with the translated sequence MHCEKEQNKWDEYLPQVMMAYPSSVHSSTHFTPNIMVFGRNITMPLEAVTCCPTKETESDTHEYISDLQAKIHSVHELARQNLKTSAEHQKRYYDIKTSKKSLDIGQLVWLYEPLQKKGVCKKLSCPWSGPCIVLEKIYDTTYRVSFAKSFL